ccatacatataaaccagacatAAATCCAtattctacagctccagttatgatccaataaccgaatgatgttccaatttgaattgaaccagcatctttactttaagcttagccctctctttgtcttttcactttcaatagttaaatacatcaatcaatcctttaaattgtgagatatgtctgcattcaaaatgagcatttaccataaattaaagatatcttatgttatcagacttgttattataaaacatgcttaagttagggaatttaatgatagtttaagtgcaatatgatgatataaaacctttataaaaatgcatttttaagtactaatcaggtCACACTAAAACAAGTGGGGGAAAGTACTACttattgctacaatatttcccCCATGTGTTTTagtatattgttaattttattgtaggCATATGTAGTGAAAAACCCATTTTGCTCCtccaaaacaaaagcaaaaggcAAAAAACTAGTTATTGAGGGTAATTAGATAATTTCACAAGGGTTAATTAGTCATTATCAAATTCAAAGAGGGAAATTAAGTATTTTCACTTTTATAATGCAcattaaaatagttattatagCCTTAGATTCACAAAATTTTAAAGCTTGCCTACATGggcgttttagtttttttttttgtttgttttttaagtatagtAAAATGACTTAAGTACCTTTACAagtataattttctttaacttaagtccaatgacatttttgtattttcattcgGGTTTTTTGGTTATTATCTTGTTGGTAGAGGGGCAATTTTGCAATTGAAaaaatgtaaatattattaaaaaaaagaattaatgcgTACGTTGCCCGCATGGTTGGTGGCTGCGTAGTTTGGGTAACACATATGGCGTCTCTTGATGGCCAAACAACGAATTCAAGGGCAGCGAGCTCTGTTTTGATGTCGATGacctcttcatttttttttccctctcttctccttgattttcttGTCTAAACTTGCAAATTCTCAAAgcaaccctttaattttttttccttcaaatttggttcatattttttttattgctatttgttttatttgaagtaatttataaaattaaagtttttttttaatttcattttcctttaattgttttatgttAGATACGatcctcattcatttgattaatatttgttttgtttgaattaatttttataattggattttttgtttttgcaatttcattctccttcaatttctttccaatcaaatttaatcctcattctttttatttttatttttttctattaaattggttgggaatttaACATCTTGATTTAACCCAAGTGTAGAATTTCACGGGTTGCGTGTTTGGAAGATTAACCTAGATTTAGAAAATTCACCAGAGTTTgcttgttttccctttttttttaagcttaagtttgttttttttaatttcatccttcaatatttatttaattagtgcTTGGGCTCCGTTAACGTTTTCTATTTgcttttgatatgatttttcattaattttgaaaatgatctgGATTAtctcgtgtttttttatttgtcattcttttttaaatttagctttttaacAAAGGTattctgttttttaattaaattaagttaattgatTAAATGTAAGCAGGAGATGctcacttcatgatattttgaaaaagaattattggGTAGACATCGTTTTATTGGCATGgataatcatttgattaaataaaaaaattatttaaagaaataaagttattaaacacaacTATACATGACTCGTTTTGcgtgatcaaatattttaatatatatctatttcttgattttttcaatttaatatttacttatcatttacaatttttttttaatatttattggcatgaataattcttgatttatttaattaaatatatgtatatgttctttttgcttttttataggaaattttttatggcaaaaaatatattaaaaaaacctgcatatttagttttttttatagaaaattaaatttcaaaagtaacattaaggataaaaatgatttgatCAGGTGATAAAAAGTAACATAGCTAAGAGTGTGTCTGTTTTAGTGGTTGTGGTTAAGGTTGAGAACAACCCAATCATGCACAAAACTCAACCATAAAAGctactttttcttattttttctagtttttttggtAAACTCCATACACAAACCTCAACCTTATAAGAAGCACAAACATGAAGCTCATTTTgcgatatgtttttttaaattttcaaagaccaccatatttaattttcaagtattttattttttaatttaattaattaattaattaaatataaaaataagaaaaaaattattggatagACATTATTTTATTGGCAaggataattatttgattaaataataaatttatttttaaaaaataaaattattaaatataactatGTACATGGCTCTGTctcttaattttcttaatttagtatttacttataattaaaattgacaagtaacaaaaaggataaaaatgattcgATCAATTGATAAAAAGTAACATGGTTAACAAGCACATCCCCGAGCGGTCTGATGACTAAAGCATTTTGCGAAACTGAATATTCTGGACATAAAAATCTCATTGGTGCAGAGCTTGTGAACAACTCAACATTATTAGGTAGGTGACGCCTACGCATTAATGATTGATAAAATGCGTGCGTTCTTTTGTCCACTCCCCTTCCGCAGCTaatatttttgagaaaataacaGCCTGTCCCGCTTCTCTGGTACGGTccgttaaaaaattaaaaaaactaattaaattagaaaaataataaaataataaaaagaaccgaaaaaaacagattataatatttttttaaaaaaattcaatttaatttgatttcgatttataaaacctgaaatcaaaaaaccaaaccaaacccaaaaataaaaaaaccaaactaaaaaatcaaattgaatcaaaaaataaaaaaccaaatcaaaactaagcccattaaaaaatccaaaaaaatccttaaaaaataatgtagttttttgtttttaatataaaataaccaaatcaaaCCACATCAAAACCAAATAGAACCAAACAAAAACTTGTCaattaaattttggtttttaatataaaataaccaaactaaaaCTGGTAACTTTGAACTAgttatggttttatttttgcattttataaaatttcagtttaattgtttttatagctAGAAACCAAACTAAACCAAAACTAAGCATCTTCAGCATGTGCAGAACAACCATGGCCAACTTCATTTAAACGAAAGTACTAAATTGCTTCACGATCTCTATCTTTTGTTGCTTTGATCAAAACTTGGGGCTCGTAGCTTGAGCTTTttcctccatgaacaagccttTATACTGTACTGTGAAGGCTGGTAGAAAATGATGTCTGCAAAAGGGCGTATCAGCAAGCTGGTGAAGCATATTTACTTAGAAAGAAGCCGTCAAGGACCAAGATGATGATGCTAACGACATCATGTCTTTGAGGATCTCTCTATTTGGATAAGCAGTGCAGTCAGACATCCCATAAACGTCATGAAATGACATTTTATCATTGTGAGCACCACATTATTGCTTGTCTTGGTTCTCAGCCCACTTGAGAAATAGAACAAGATCACTGAAACCTTGATTTTCGTCAATGAGTAAAGATGATGTCTTGGAATTTCAGCAGCCAAGTTGTTTCCTGGATTCTCAATCAATCTGAAACAATTGATAGATAAATCTCAAGactgtgttttattttaattaataggaATGCCATGTTGCCAATCATGAACAGTTAGATAAATCTTCATAGAAGCTCTATCTTTACACTTCATAGCACCTCACGCAATTCTTGGAACCTCTGTCCATACTCCGGTCCAACTATTCACAGCTACAAGACGTTGGTTAAAACTAGCAGACGAGCTAACAAAATTGTTTCTGTTGAGATGATTGTATTCTCAGCGCAGATACATGGCCAAGAACATTGGGGATTGCTCCAATCACTTGGATCAATTGTAGTCACTGCCATAAAATATTTCCATGACAAACAATGCATTTCATAATCAAACTGTGTTGGCTTCAGAAGAATCTGAATTGCTTTTCAGAGTAATAGCATTGTTTATCATTCCACCCAATTCATGCAAAATTCAGCACTATGATATCCAATATTTCCCATTGTAAGATATCACAGGCCGACAGAAGTTGATGAGGGAATTTGGAGAATAACTCGCATTCATTCAGGAGGTGCTCGACGAACAATGAAGGAAGCACGTGGAAACCGGGTGATTTTGGTCGATGGTGCTCTTTTGTTACCAATAGTCATTGCAAGAGCACATCCTATTTTTGAAATGGTGGAAACGATTTGAGTCTCTCACCACAATCTCCTTTTGGAGAAGATCTGATGCTAACTTCATGAAGTTGTGACAGTCCACACAAATTCGGATGTTCTTCACGATTCTTATTACACCTCCACCACAACACAAACTACCTTCACTCATCAGAGCAAACACCAGGGCCAGCTTCTCACTATGGTGGTACAACTGCTCTTGTTTATGCTCCTCCTCTATGTCTTGCAAAGCCAAGCTTGTCTCCGGCACATAGCCTACCCCCTTTAACTGCCCAATCAGTGAATAAAGTTTAGCATATATGGCCTCTCTTTGAGGATGACGCCTGCCTCCAGAGGCAAACTCATGTACTCGATTCTCAATCTCTATCCAGCTTAAACCAGGTTCTTTTCTTACTCTAGAGCCATTCATTTCATCCCTAATCAACCCTGCTTCATTATAACTACCTCCAGAGCAGTAAATGTTTGAAATCTGTACATAGCCTAATGAATTTCCAGGTTCCAACTCTTTCAGTTTATCTGCTGCTAATTTTGCCAACTGAGTCTCGCCATATTTCCTACATGAGCTAAGCAGTGCACTCCAAACCACTGAATCAGGCTTCATTGGCATTCTACTTATAAGCTCCCCTGCCTCCAAAAGAAGCCCAGCTCGACCTAGAATATCCACCATGCAGGCATAGTGATCAAGTTGTGGAGAAACACCATGATTCATGGACATTGAGTCAAAGATGTTAATTCCTTCTTCCACTAATCCTGCATGGCTGCATGCTGAGAGGAGAGCAACCATCGTTGCAGAGTCAGGTCTGACATTCATCTCTGAGAAGAGATGCAATGCCTCCTTAGCTTGTCCATGTAAAGCATAAGCCTTGATCATCGAGTTCCAGGAAACAACATCACGAGATCTCATTTTATCGAAAACTTGCTTCGAAAAAGAAATGGAGCCACACCTAGCATAGGCATGGATCAAGGTATTTGCAAGCACTCTGTCATCCTCAAACCCAGCTTTAACTACTTGAGAATAAACTGCCAAAGCATGCCTTTCAGTCACAAAACCAGCACAAGCTTTTAACACAATTGAAAATGTACACCAATCGGGTGCTAAGCCCTCCCTGTACAACTGACGAAAGAGGAGAAGTGCTTCTTCTGGTTCACGGTCAGCAAATGCTGTTATAATGCCAGTCCACAAAAAAAGATCCCGACTACTTGTCTCCATGAAGAGCCTGTAACAATCAGAAACCTTCCCTCCAAGATCCGAATAAGCTTTCACCAATGCAGTTGCCAATTCAATTTTCAACATAAACCCACGTTTGATACTAACACAGTGCAATTGAAAACAACCCTTCAGACCCACGTCAGCATTATCGCCATCATAACTCTCACTCAAGGAAGAAAGCACACTGACCAAAGTAGCACCATCAAACTCCACTCCACCACTATGCATTTGGCAAAAAATTCCAATAGCTAGATCCCCAAGTTTCCAATGTTGAAACGCGGCAATCATTGAATTCCAAGAAACAAGATTACGAAACTCCATTGACTCAAAAACGCGGCAGGCCTCGCTACCATAACCGACAAAATTATCCTCACAACTTTTGCTATATCTTGTAATAAGAGCATTCCCCACATAAACACTAGCGATCAACCCCATTTTCAACGCGAGGGCGTGCACTTGCTTGCCACAAACGTAATCACAAGAAATAATCACACTCGCAAAAGCAAACTCATTCGGATAACAATCCACCAACATATCAGAAAACAAGGAAAAGCACTCATAACTTCGCCCATGTTGGGCATACCCAGAAATGAGCGCGGTCCAAGACACCACATTTCTGCGACCCATTTCATCGAACACTTGGCGTGCACGGTCCAGGTCACCACATTTTGCATACATATTAATAAGATGGTTAGTTACAAAGAGGTCTTGTGGGTTTTTGTGGTTTTCGGAAATCATATGTTGGTGTAAATATTGGCCTTGTTTAAGGTTCCCATGGCGTGCACAGGCATGGAAGAGTGTGGCATAGGTTTGTTGAGACTGGTTTAGCTGTGGTGTGCTGTAGAAGAAGGAGAGTGCTTCTTTGATGTTGCCGCGGGTGGAGAGCACCCGCACCTTGTTGAAAAGATCGGTGGCTTCCGGGGTTGAGTTGGGGAGTTGGGGATGAATGCTGGAGCTGAAGCTTCGGAGGAAGAGGTACCGCCCGCC
This window of the Populus trichocarpa isolate Nisqually-1 chromosome 13, P.trichocarpa_v4.1, whole genome shotgun sequence genome carries:
- the LOC18104359 gene encoding pentatricopeptide repeat-containing protein At1g71420, which codes for MPRPTTGGRYLFLRSFSSSIHPQLPNSTPEATDLFNKVRVLSTRGNIKEALSFFYSTPQLNQSQQTYATLFHACARHGNLKQGQYLHQHMISENHKNPQDLFVTNHLINMYAKCGDLDRARQVFDEMGRRNVVSWTALISGYAQHGRSYECFSLFSDMLVDCYPNEFAFASVIISCDYVCGKQVHALALKMGLIASVYVGNALITRYSKSCEDNFVGYGSEACRVFESMEFRNLVSWNSMIAAFQHWKLGDLAIGIFCQMHSGGVEFDGATLVSVLSSLSESYDGDNADVGLKGCFQLHCVSIKRGFMLKIELATALVKAYSDLGGKVSDCYRLFMETSSRDLFLWTGIITAFADREPEEALLLFRQLYREGLAPDWCTFSIVLKACAGFVTERHALAVYSQVVKAGFEDDRVLANTLIHAYARCGSISFSKQVFDKMRSRDVVSWNSMIKAYALHGQAKEALHLFSEMNVRPDSATMVALLSACSHAGLVEEGINIFDSMSMNHGVSPQLDHYACMVDILGRAGLLLEAGELISRMPMKPDSVVWSALLSSCRKYGETQLAKLAADKLKELEPGNSLGYVQISNIYCSGGSYNEAGLIRDEMNGSRVRKEPGLSWIEIENRVHEFASGGRRHPQREAIYAKLYSLIGQLKGVGYVPETSLALQDIEEEHKQEQLYHHSEKLALVFALMSEGSLCCGGGVIRIVKNIRICVDCHNFMKLASDLLQKEIVVRDSNRFHHFKNRMCSCNDYW